In Pseudoalteromonas xiamenensis, the following are encoded in one genomic region:
- the secF gene encoding protein translocase subunit SecF, with the protein MVNVWQKIRTSGLWLSILAVVLSCILITQRGVLLGQDFTGGYVTEFQIAKDFTASELEHELNAVVPGSFRLSSNGVLQWQLFQPPQNEVAEPLSWQTKLPESMGLKILDSRFVGSQVGAELVEQGGLALLVSLLAVGLYLIVRFEWRLAVSASLALLHDIVITVACFSLTGMEFDLTVLAALLAIIGYSLNDSIIIGDKVRELVRVRPNAPVSDTIDEALGTTLGRTTITSSTTLTTVAAIWWLGGASLQGFACALFVGVAVGTWSSIFVSATLPQWLGLSFANYQRVYTEQEQQQLAEP; encoded by the coding sequence ATGGTTAATGTATGGCAAAAAATTCGTACATCTGGTCTGTGGTTGAGCATCCTTGCCGTTGTGTTGAGTTGTATTTTGATTACCCAGCGAGGTGTTTTACTCGGGCAAGATTTTACGGGGGGCTACGTTACCGAATTTCAAATCGCAAAAGACTTTACTGCAAGCGAATTAGAGCATGAGTTGAATGCGGTTGTACCGGGTAGTTTTCGTTTATCAAGCAATGGTGTGCTGCAATGGCAACTGTTTCAACCGCCTCAAAATGAGGTTGCTGAGCCATTGAGTTGGCAAACTAAACTCCCTGAATCAATGGGATTAAAAATTTTGGACAGTCGCTTTGTTGGCTCTCAGGTAGGAGCGGAATTAGTTGAGCAAGGCGGATTGGCCTTGCTTGTTAGTTTGCTTGCGGTTGGGCTATATCTCATTGTGCGATTTGAGTGGCGTTTGGCCGTTTCTGCGAGCTTAGCGTTGTTGCACGATATTGTGATTACGGTCGCGTGTTTTTCGTTAACGGGAATGGAGTTCGATTTAACCGTACTTGCTGCACTGTTAGCGATTATCGGTTATTCCCTGAATGACTCCATTATCATTGGCGATAAAGTGCGAGAGCTGGTACGTGTACGTCCGAATGCTCCGGTAAGTGACACGATTGATGAAGCACTAGGTACTACGCTTGGTAGAACAACGATAACGTCTTCAACCACGTTGACGACTGTCGCGGCGATTTGGTGGCTCGGTGGAGCGAGCCTACAAGGTTTTGCCTGTGCGCTTTTTGTTGGGGTTGCGGTTGGTACGTGGTCATCTATTTTTGTTAGTGCCACTTTACCTCAATGGCTTGGACTCAGCTTCGCGAACTATCAGCGCGTTTACACTGAGCAAGAGCAACAACAGCTAGCGGAGCCCTAA
- a CDS encoding metallophosphoesterase family protein has product MKAFLAVLLCLFCQPLSARNAQNVDIAFLPDVHFHDIYADFNSAAFQGIKLAGLNKPVSIRSMAAQLHSTRLFNENYFALISALDDIASRGIKFVALPGDFTDDGQPAHLQGLKTLLKEYEKKHGMRFFAIPGNHDPVSPFGKAGGKSDFLTATGTEIGVFSLEHKNCQPTKRRITTPTICSEAIKHAGYADIMAQLAPFGLTPDPRDVLWETPFSKDRSKSSLTFRHYKQCSSDKKTCVSMPDTSYLVEPTPGLWLLAIDANVYMPSLVSSEVHFQGSGNAGYNKILTEKPFLLTWIKEIVARAKVENKTLIAFSHFPMAEFYKQQSPAIRDVFGHEAFQLAREPLSSTSDVLAKTGLRLHIAGHMHMNDTSVTRTPENVLVNVQSPSIAAYRPAYKLVSVHNDVAQINTIKLDEVTHFNALFPAYLVEHQYLTATHSKAVWDDNILHARNYHEFAKAHLLALARMRFFPTEWSKVFKSELLDTSLFNLLQKLPTHTDTLPSKDLQLLKSTTLMDFVGDFYMLRNAGSLALLDIPQSHQLAYIELANQLRNRNRLANQEVDAACSNLNKKDATWCLVGNALAQTLSIFQQLNQDKYDECVVVKFDARNAANAVEQCDVASARNQ; this is encoded by the coding sequence ATGAAAGCCTTTTTAGCCGTTCTTCTATGCCTTTTTTGCCAACCGCTGTCCGCACGGAATGCGCAAAATGTCGACATCGCTTTTCTACCTGATGTTCATTTCCATGATATTTATGCCGATTTTAACTCTGCGGCATTTCAGGGTATTAAACTTGCTGGACTCAATAAGCCCGTCAGCATTCGCTCAATGGCAGCTCAGCTTCACTCTACTCGCTTATTTAACGAGAATTACTTTGCGCTAATAAGTGCGCTAGATGATATAGCCTCCCGAGGAATAAAATTCGTCGCACTACCAGGAGACTTTACCGATGATGGGCAACCTGCCCACTTGCAAGGCTTAAAAACGCTATTAAAAGAATACGAAAAAAAACATGGTATGCGATTTTTCGCCATTCCTGGAAATCACGATCCGGTCAGTCCATTTGGTAAAGCGGGTGGCAAAAGCGACTTTCTAACGGCTACCGGAACTGAAATCGGCGTTTTCAGTCTTGAACATAAAAATTGCCAGCCGACAAAACGCCGAATAACAACGCCAACTATTTGCAGTGAGGCGATAAAACACGCAGGCTACGCTGATATTATGGCTCAACTGGCGCCATTCGGTTTAACACCTGACCCACGCGATGTTCTTTGGGAAACGCCCTTTTCCAAAGACAGAAGCAAGTCTTCGTTAACTTTTCGTCATTACAAACAATGTTCAAGTGATAAAAAAACGTGTGTCTCGATGCCTGATACCAGCTATCTCGTTGAACCCACTCCAGGCCTTTGGCTTTTAGCGATTGACGCGAACGTTTATATGCCATCCTTGGTATCCAGCGAAGTCCATTTTCAGGGATCCGGCAATGCGGGATACAATAAGATATTGACGGAAAAACCTTTTTTACTTACGTGGATAAAGGAGATTGTGGCTCGGGCAAAAGTTGAAAATAAGACCTTGATTGCATTTAGCCATTTTCCGATGGCCGAATTCTACAAGCAACAATCACCAGCTATACGTGACGTGTTTGGTCATGAGGCATTCCAACTTGCGCGAGAACCACTATCGAGCACCAGTGACGTGCTTGCGAAAACAGGTCTACGCTTACACATCGCAGGCCATATGCACATGAACGACACCAGTGTCACGCGTACACCAGAAAATGTACTGGTAAACGTACAATCTCCGTCTATTGCAGCGTATCGACCTGCATACAAACTCGTTTCGGTGCACAATGATGTGGCGCAGATTAACACGATTAAATTGGATGAAGTCACTCATTTCAATGCGCTTTTTCCTGCTTACCTTGTTGAACACCAATACCTAACAGCGACTCACTCTAAGGCGGTTTGGGACGACAATATCTTGCATGCAAGGAATTATCATGAATTTGCCAAAGCTCATTTGTTGGCGCTTGCCAGAATGAGATTTTTCCCAACGGAATGGTCAAAAGTATTCAAATCAGAACTATTGGATACCTCACTATTCAATTTACTTCAAAAGCTGCCCACACATACGGATACATTACCAAGTAAAGACTTACAGCTGCTAAAAAGCACTACGCTCATGGATTTTGTCGGTGACTTTTACATGTTGCGTAACGCAGGCTCGCTGGCACTTCTGGATATACCTCAATCGCATCAACTAGCTTATATTGAGTTGGCAAACCAACTACGCAATCGAAACCGTTTAGCCAACCAAGAAGTGGACGCGGCCTGTTCAAATTTAAATAAAAAGGACGCGACTTGGTGTTTAGTGGGAAACGCGTTGGCGCAAACCCTCTCTATTTTCCAGCAATTAAATCAGGACAAATACGACGAGTGTGTTGTGGTTAAATTTGATGCACGAAACGCAGCAAATGCAGTCGAGCAGTGTGATGTCGCAAGTGCACGAAACCAATAA
- the secD gene encoding protein translocase subunit SecD — protein MFKSKKSVRTPWQAHLKRMVILLVIIALGLCALPNFYQNNTVLRISPLKAGDEIPSPDVIQQVLLQHQFNVATIRSNTDSASTEVMLIPQTASAAAQEVLSDALHANVTVKVAEQSTAPIWLQKLGLSPIKLGLDLNGGVLFVLKVDTDKALEKRMENIALEAQAFRVKEKLHGVRIERSTTNNVELIALPKGQDALRQLQAALLKQFPQLSAVTHQQGNLQRSTLSYNEEGKATFEKQTMIQALTTLRSRIEELGITEAVTQRQGANYIRIELPGVQDPTAAKRIIGATAQLSFHALQDVGGKAVKAEHGIVNLNPLAIFSGADIDSAQAGRDDYGKPLVQLHLTSQGGAKMLRFSRNNVGKPMATLYSEYVADSRGEIHENSTVISVATIQQVLGQRFSITNMGSWQKAEDLALLLRAGSLDAPLTIVTERTIGPSLGAQNINSGFKALALGLSLTLGFMLLWYRKLGVIACIALVANLVCLIGLMSLLPNVVLTLPGIAGLVLTIGMAVDTNVIIFERIKEERKQGSRMVTALQRGYQQAQSSIVDANLTTMITALVLMAIGYGPIKGFAITLALGIVTSMFCGVVVSAQLSHWFYRAPELANRTIENNSVKGVQHG, from the coding sequence ATGTTTAAATCAAAAAAATCAGTGCGCACGCCCTGGCAAGCGCATTTAAAACGCATGGTTATCCTTCTGGTCATTATTGCGCTTGGGTTGTGTGCCTTACCCAATTTTTACCAAAATAACACGGTGTTGCGTATTAGCCCATTGAAGGCTGGGGATGAAATTCCTAGCCCTGATGTAATTCAACAGGTGCTACTACAACATCAGTTCAATGTCGCGACTATTCGTTCAAACACGGACTCGGCAAGCACCGAAGTGATGTTAATACCTCAAACAGCGTCCGCTGCTGCACAAGAAGTACTTTCCGATGCCTTACACGCGAATGTAACGGTGAAAGTCGCGGAGCAGTCTACCGCGCCAATCTGGTTACAAAAGCTCGGGTTATCGCCAATTAAACTGGGCTTGGACCTAAACGGCGGGGTGCTTTTTGTACTAAAGGTTGATACAGACAAGGCGCTAGAGAAACGCATGGAAAATATTGCGTTGGAAGCGCAGGCATTCCGCGTAAAAGAGAAATTGCACGGTGTGCGCATTGAGCGCAGTACAACCAATAACGTGGAACTCATTGCACTACCAAAAGGTCAAGATGCCTTGCGACAATTGCAAGCCGCGCTGTTAAAGCAATTCCCACAATTAAGTGCAGTTACTCACCAACAAGGTAATTTGCAACGTTCGACACTAAGTTACAACGAAGAGGGTAAAGCCACATTTGAAAAGCAAACCATGATACAAGCCTTGACTACATTACGTTCTAGAATTGAAGAGTTAGGTATTACGGAAGCGGTTACACAGCGCCAAGGTGCGAATTACATTCGAATTGAATTACCCGGCGTACAAGACCCAACAGCAGCGAAACGAATTATCGGTGCGACAGCACAACTCTCATTCCACGCACTACAGGACGTTGGAGGCAAAGCGGTTAAAGCTGAACACGGTATCGTGAACTTAAATCCACTCGCCATTTTTAGTGGCGCAGACATTGACTCGGCCCAAGCGGGACGAGATGACTATGGCAAGCCGTTAGTTCAACTTCACTTAACTTCGCAAGGTGGGGCAAAGATGCTCCGCTTTTCTAGGAACAATGTGGGCAAACCCATGGCGACATTATACAGCGAATACGTGGCCGACAGTCGGGGGGAAATTCATGAAAATAGTACAGTAATTTCTGTTGCCACTATTCAGCAAGTACTTGGCCAGCGCTTTAGTATCACGAACATGGGGTCGTGGCAAAAAGCGGAAGACTTAGCGCTTCTGTTACGCGCAGGTTCTTTAGATGCGCCTTTGACCATCGTGACTGAGCGGACAATTGGTCCAAGTTTGGGGGCACAAAACATCAATAGCGGATTTAAAGCGCTTGCACTTGGCTTGTCGTTAACACTTGGGTTCATGTTGCTTTGGTATCGCAAACTCGGGGTGATTGCTTGTATCGCACTCGTTGCTAACTTGGTGTGTTTAATTGGTTTAATGTCGCTATTACCAAATGTCGTGTTGACCTTGCCTGGTATCGCGGGGTTGGTACTTACTATCGGTATGGCGGTTGATACAAATGTCATTATTTTTGAGCGGATCAAAGAGGAACGCAAACAAGGTAGCCGTATGGTCACGGCTTTGCAGCGTGGCTATCAACAAGCTCAAAGCAGCATCGTCGATGCGAACTTAACCACAATGATCACCGCACTAGTGCTTATGGCTATTGGTTATGGCCCAATCAAAGGATTTGCAATTACGTTAGCCCTTGGGATCGTAACCAGTATGTTTTGTGGGGTAGTGGTTTCAGCTCAATTATCGCATTGGTTTTATCGAGCACCAGAACTGGCAAATAGAACGATAGAAAATAACAGTGTGAAAGGGGTGCAACATGGTTAA
- a CDS encoding YraN family protein — protein MKKWLGWFANSTEKGCYYELQAEQFLIRQGLTPVARNFRCRFGEIDLIMKLGETIVFVEVKYRAEKQFGGAIHSLTPQKMQRIRRTIAFYCQSNHLSQRALRIDFVAIDGEQEFHWIKNIY, from the coding sequence ATGAAAAAATGGTTAGGTTGGTTCGCTAATTCAACTGAAAAAGGTTGCTACTACGAGTTACAAGCTGAACAATTTCTAATTCGACAGGGTCTAACACCTGTCGCGCGAAACTTTCGATGTCGTTTCGGAGAGATTGATTTGATTATGAAACTTGGCGAGACAATCGTTTTTGTTGAGGTAAAATACCGGGCGGAAAAACAGTTTGGTGGTGCAATACACAGCTTAACGCCCCAAAAAATGCAACGTATACGTAGGACAATAGCGTTTTATTGTCAAAGCAATCACTTATCGCAACGAGCCTTACGAATAGATTTCGTAGCCATCGATGGCGAACAAGAATTTCACTGGATCAAAAATATTTACTAG
- a CDS encoding SIS domain-containing protein gives MQELIKTIFTESIQAQIAAGEVLQDALESGALSIAQTLLNGNKLLSCGSASCDMLAKHFAGLLVNFFETERPCLPAIPLTAEHRQLSYSASTEDHDLFARQVRAFSQSGDILLVVSVDGSEKTVISAVEAALTKDMKIIALVGDDGGELTGLLGPNDVEIKVPSKRPARIVESHLFNLHCLSQLIDNTLFPQEDM, from the coding sequence ATGCAAGAATTAATCAAAACGATTTTTACAGAGAGTATTCAAGCTCAGATAGCCGCAGGGGAAGTTCTCCAAGACGCCCTAGAATCGGGTGCCCTATCGATTGCACAAACCCTGCTTAATGGGAATAAGCTATTAAGCTGCGGAAGTGCGAGCTGCGATATGCTGGCAAAACACTTTGCTGGCCTTTTGGTGAACTTTTTTGAAACTGAAAGACCTTGTCTTCCAGCAATTCCGTTAACCGCAGAACACCGCCAACTAAGCTATTCAGCATCCACTGAAGATCACGACCTATTCGCTCGCCAAGTTAGAGCATTTAGTCAATCGGGTGACATTCTGCTGGTTGTATCTGTCGATGGTTCAGAAAAAACGGTGATTTCTGCTGTCGAAGCGGCGCTAACGAAAGATATGAAGATCATTGCGCTCGTAGGTGATGATGGAGGCGAACTCACTGGTTTACTGGGTCCAAATGATGTTGAAATTAAAGTACCAAGTAAGCGCCCAGCTCGTATTGTTGAATCGCATTTATTTAATTTACATTGCCTCAGCCAGTTAATTGACAATACGCTCTTCCCACAGGAGGACATGTGA
- a CDS encoding TonB-dependent receptor, with protein sequence MKTHRLFVLSPLALALGTLLSSTNALADDQATPSNDIEEIVVTGSYVKSLEKAIDLKRVNIGFSDSIVASDIADFPEQNLAEALQRMPGVTIERNKGLGQKVNVRSLPSEFTFVSINNLATASGSGGRDVEFDMFASEIIQSVTVKKSPTAADEEGGIADSVAITTARPFDYDGRQLVVSAEGAYNDISEKSDPKFAVLASDTFGDWGALASFAYSKRSNRTDSNSGINFRPLSRWLEKTGKSQWQADQAADVLLRDTGISINDRKNKDETSRVVFLDKVGDRAYLTEQDKWGATLSLQYKPSSELSLTFDGLLGNFDNHEDEYDAAAYTASSISSLEKINQYDSATLSDYGITVLTDVDYAATQHEFLSKENSQDTDYQQFSLTLDWQLAAWKIYGIVGYSGAEKQAETTNLKHTAYRPTRTRYTSTGGETLPSSNPNTFDMYNSPDAYLFDYYEVNQEHINDDKYATQLDFKRDLQLDFFPALAQIQFGVRVTDKSKERDYGTNRVKGPSEGDSSWVGVRTLADSQLTDISNLVSGGEYLSEVDSKVNWMQIANSYARNELRYTGFSVAYEPDQYYKVKEKTLALYAMADFHFDIATMPATLNAGVRYIDTKVHSSGYHQVQNEDGTTGFTAKPVSKDGNYKETLPSVNFALELTDDLLLRAAASKTFIRPALTDIAYKRSVSLNEFKYRDGNPDLKPTYADQWEFGLEWYLDEGALLAVSYFEKEIEGVVRESLTGVVNNVTKYNDNGTVDGIYDFDIYQKVNAEGSYDVSGIELVAQLPLSYFDEMLSGFGINANYTVLDNSLTGASDLGIPTPPEGLAEETYNVTFYYENQRFDARISYNYKDKYVERIERDMYPVYRNAYGQTDISLGYRVNDMVKVTLEGINILNEETTGYTLNPVFPTMYEFSGRRLSLGIRGNF encoded by the coding sequence ATGAAGACTCACCGATTATTTGTACTTTCGCCTCTAGCGCTTGCTCTCGGCACTCTTTTATCAAGCACCAATGCGCTTGCAGATGACCAAGCAACACCATCCAATGACATCGAAGAAATTGTTGTCACTGGCAGTTATGTCAAAAGCTTAGAAAAGGCGATTGATTTAAAACGTGTGAATATTGGCTTTTCGGATTCCATCGTTGCATCGGACATTGCCGATTTTCCAGAGCAAAACCTTGCGGAAGCGCTGCAACGTATGCCGGGCGTAACGATAGAACGAAATAAGGGGCTAGGTCAAAAAGTCAATGTTCGTAGCCTACCGAGTGAATTTACCTTCGTGTCTATTAATAACTTGGCGACAGCATCAGGCAGCGGCGGACGCGATGTCGAGTTTGACATGTTCGCATCAGAGATCATTCAAAGTGTTACAGTGAAAAAGTCCCCTACTGCGGCAGATGAAGAAGGTGGTATTGCGGACTCAGTCGCAATCACCACCGCTCGCCCATTTGACTACGATGGCCGCCAATTGGTTGTCTCTGCAGAAGGCGCTTACAACGACATATCAGAAAAATCAGACCCCAAATTTGCCGTACTTGCCAGTGACACCTTTGGTGATTGGGGGGCACTTGCGTCGTTTGCCTATTCAAAGCGCAGCAACCGTACCGACAGTAATTCCGGGATTAACTTCCGCCCTCTTTCACGTTGGTTAGAAAAAACAGGCAAATCACAATGGCAAGCCGATCAAGCAGCGGATGTTTTGCTTCGTGACACCGGCATTTCCATCAATGACCGTAAAAACAAAGACGAAACTAGCCGCGTCGTATTCTTAGATAAAGTAGGCGATCGCGCCTATCTAACGGAGCAAGATAAATGGGGGGCTACACTGTCGTTACAATACAAACCAAGCAGTGAATTGAGCTTAACGTTTGATGGACTGCTAGGTAATTTCGACAACCATGAAGACGAGTACGACGCAGCAGCCTATACAGCATCCAGTATCAGTTCACTTGAAAAAATCAATCAATACGATAGCGCTACACTTTCAGACTACGGCATCACGGTACTAACGGATGTAGACTATGCCGCAACACAACACGAATTTCTAAGCAAAGAAAATAGCCAAGATACTGATTATCAGCAGTTTAGTTTAACGCTGGATTGGCAGCTAGCGGCATGGAAAATCTACGGCATAGTAGGCTACAGTGGCGCGGAAAAACAAGCAGAAACCACAAACCTTAAACATACAGCCTATCGTCCAACGCGAACGCGATACACCAGCACGGGTGGTGAAACTCTGCCAAGTAGTAACCCAAACACGTTTGATATGTATAACTCGCCAGATGCTTATCTGTTTGACTATTACGAAGTGAACCAAGAACACATCAACGACGACAAATACGCGACACAACTCGATTTCAAACGCGACTTGCAGCTCGACTTTTTCCCAGCGTTGGCGCAAATACAATTTGGGGTGCGTGTCACTGACAAATCGAAAGAGCGAGACTACGGTACAAATCGCGTGAAAGGTCCATCGGAAGGCGACAGTTCTTGGGTTGGTGTACGTACACTGGCTGACAGTCAACTGACCGACATTTCAAACCTTGTCTCTGGTGGTGAGTACCTCTCCGAAGTAGACAGCAAAGTAAACTGGATGCAAATTGCCAATAGTTATGCCCGTAACGAATTGCGTTACACGGGCTTTAGCGTCGCCTACGAGCCGGATCAATATTATAAAGTGAAGGAAAAAACGCTCGCTTTATATGCAATGGCTGATTTCCACTTCGACATCGCCACCATGCCAGCGACGTTAAATGCGGGTGTCCGTTACATTGACACAAAAGTGCACTCTTCTGGTTATCACCAAGTGCAAAATGAAGATGGCACAACGGGTTTTACCGCAAAACCAGTCTCTAAAGATGGCAATTACAAAGAAACGTTACCAAGCGTGAACTTCGCCTTGGAATTAACAGACGATTTGTTGCTTCGCGCGGCCGCTTCAAAAACCTTTATTCGCCCTGCGTTAACTGACATTGCTTATAAACGTAGTGTGAGCTTAAACGAATTTAAATATCGTGATGGTAACCCGGATCTGAAGCCAACTTATGCTGATCAATGGGAATTTGGCCTTGAATGGTACTTGGATGAAGGTGCATTACTAGCCGTTTCATATTTTGAGAAAGAAATAGAAGGCGTTGTGCGTGAATCACTTACGGGCGTGGTCAACAATGTCACGAAATACAATGACAATGGCACCGTCGATGGCATTTATGATTTCGACATCTACCAAAAAGTAAATGCTGAAGGCTCGTACGATGTCAGTGGTATCGAATTGGTCGCTCAATTACCTCTATCCTACTTTGATGAAATGCTCAGTGGCTTTGGCATCAATGCGAACTACACCGTACTCGATAACTCGTTAACGGGCGCATCTGACCTTGGGATCCCGACGCCACCGGAAGGGCTTGCGGAAGAAACCTATAACGTGACTTTCTATTACGAAAATCAGCGCTTTGATGCCCGTATCTCTTACAACTACAAAGATAAATACGTCGAGCGAATTGAGCGTGATATGTATCCCGTGTACCGCAATGCTTATGGACAAACGGATATTTCATTGGGCTACCGTGTGAATGACATGGTTAAGGTAACACTTGAAGGGATAAACATTCTCAATGAAGAGACGACGGGCTACACGCTCAACCCTGTTTTCCCAACGATGTATGAGTTTTCGGGTCGCCGCCTCTCCTTGGGTATCAGAGGTAATTTCTAA